AGAGCAGAGAAGGGGAGGTATTGGTCCAAATCCCAGTTAAATACTGTTTTTGACTATGTGATCCtggacaaaatataaaataacttctTTCTGACCTCAATTTtatcttcctttaataaaattctCTAACAATTCTAGAGtttaaatgaaatgatacatgCTAAGTGTTCAATACATATTAGCCTTATAAATCCCAGAGGCAGGGCAGTGTAGCGAATTAGAACACGGATTTTGATACCTGTCTGCCTGGATTCGAGTATTAATTCTACCATTtaattgctgtgtgaccttaagtaaTGTACCTAACCTTCCTGTGCCTCAggttcctgatctgtaaaatgaggacatagtAGAAACTTAAACACtatataaatgttagttattactATTTCATACATTTTCCACATACATTTCTGCAGCAGGAATGTCTTTCCTTGAGAATGCTTAGTTTCACACCTATCTCACATTTTCATTATGTGTAAAGTCAGCAGAGTTGATACTTCTCCTAGTAAAGCGCCTCCTTTTGATCCAGTGTCCACAGTCAACTTTGCCTAACCCGGGGTGTCCTCCAGTCTTTCATGAAGTCTATGGTCTTTCCCTCAGTGCAGCGCTCCATTCTGCTGGCCTGCTACGTCTATCACTTTTGAGCTCTGATCTGTTCTCTCCTCTCTTACCTACCTCATTTCACACAGACAGCTCTTTTGGCAGGAATGGTTGTGGGCACTCCCTGTGGGGGCAACCCCCCCAAAACAGCTGGAACCTGCTGGTCCTTGCAATGGCTTGGGTCACATTAATTAACAGCCTTGTGGGTCCCATCTCTGTGGGTCCCATCTCTGTGGGTCTATACTGCGTGGTGAGCTTGGGGACTTACAGTCCTGTTTGGGTGACATCACTTATTAACTAACAATAACAATTCAATGCAGCACCATTGCTTTCTGGCACAGCGcttggtgaatgaataaatgaatgaatgaattctcaaGAGTCAAATGAGTGTGATAGAGGTTTAAATGCCCCTCTTACAACCCACCAGGGGATAATCTTAGGTTTTTCAGAGCTCCAAAATCCCCTTCCTTTCATTTTACAATCTTCCTCTCTTGCAGCCCCCTTGGGTCTCTTCCCTTTAAAATATAAAGTCTAGATCCTTAGCGCAGGGTTTCCCAATGGCTATAAATAACAGCGGTGCTGAGTAACTGACTCCCCACCCCTAACAGATGCCCTTCGAATGCTCCTATCAGTCCTGAGGGAACTGGAGTCCCTGGACTGGTTGCCTCTGCAGTAAGGGTTCACGTACTTACTTTCTGTTCATCTACTTACTTTCTGTTCACCTAAGTGTTCTCTCCAAGTATTACTGTGTTTATTATGTGCACTGATGTGAAAAAAGTGTTACAGAAGTAATGTCTTAGGCCCAAGGGAAGGTCCAATTTTGGCCACTCCTCCCCTAGTGACATCAAGATAATGACTGTGACAGGAGAGACAATGAGAACAAGCCAGGACTGAAATATCCCACAATCAGGCCATTTGCTCTGTACTGCGTTAAGGCTAACGTTCCATCACGAGGTGTTCACACAGTTTGTTGTCTTAAGTGCAAATCCATTAGGAGGTGTTGTCAATAGCTACTCTAAGACATCGGGCTTAATAAAGCAAAGTCTTCTGGGGCAAACAAGGACATATGATCACCGCACAtcgctgaatttttttttaaagtaatttctttTATTCAGCAAACAATACCCCTAAAGGACTCAAAACTCAAAGCAATCTAAAAGTATTTACATAGAGAAGTCTTGCTCCTCCAACTTCTCAACCTTTCTGCTCCTTTCTAGTCTTCACTCCACCTTGACAGGAGAGCACTTTACTAGTGTTTTGCTATACAAAACCTGGCATAAGGAAATTTCATAATCCCCCATTCTTAAGCATAAGGCCCCATATTGTAcacttttttttctatctttgcttttattttcttaatgagaaATCTTGGagatctttccattttcttttaaagagtgctttctttttttcaattgctccatagtactccattgtgtttttgatttgacTAACCCTCTGTTGAAGGACTCTCGAGTTGCTCTAGTCTTTGACTATTAAAGACAAAGCTAGAATGAATAGCCTTGTGTGTAATCACTTCACATACGTGCATGCGCCTTcccaggagtggggttcctgggtcatGCTGCAAATGCACGTGTAATTTGGGtattctcaaaaaatattttttctttaaaaataaataaaatcacttatttatcttaaaaaaattctctaaaaGGATTATGCCATTTAGTTTTCCCACCAGCGATGGATGAAAGTGTGTTTTCACATAGCATCCTCTATAAAGTATGTTTGCAAACTCTTGGGCTTTTGTAAATACGAAAATGAGAAATAGTATCTCACAGTTTTAAGTTTCAAATTTATCTCATTGTGTAGGAGATTGAAACTTTTTCTTAGACGtttgaaaaatttatatttttatataatcggCTAATTTGAGGGTCTGTCTCCCAAACactacagtaaatattttaagggaAAGGACTGTATTTTATGCATCTCATTTTCCCAGTTCCTAGTATAGTGTCCGGGcatagaaaaatgtttaaaaaaatgtattaaataaaggaataaatgagtGGCCGTGTTTTCCCATATTCCTCAGACTATTTTAGCTATACTTGTTACAATTTTTCTAACCTCTAAAGCATGATTTTAAGAATGTATTACATAGAAATATAGCACAGAAAATGTTTagatgaataaaaatttaaaatcactTACAATGCTATTACTTTAAAACAGTTATTCATCTATTCACTTCTAATTTCTAACAAACACACACTTTTTTCAAATATTAGCAATGATACTGTGAATTTTtgaacacacttttttttttcacttaagtttTAAACATGTATAATTTTAGATGTTATCTTTCTCTCCATATCATCAATTACTTGATGGAGGTGTGAGgtcttgtttctttctcttgttgcATCCTTGATACAGAATAAATGTTAAGGTGAGTACTTGATGCTGAGAGGTGATGACGTGAAAGAGAAGACACAACTTTCCTGGCTAGGCAGGCCTCCGGCTCTGTAGCATACATCTCTGATTTCTGCACTGCTGACTCTGGATGGTGTCTATCAGTCCTGTGCTCAGGTATTTATGTCGCTTGGGTAGCCTTCTAATCTAGTCAGTTGGTGCCAAGACACTCAGATATGCAACTGGACACTACGAGTGAAGAAGCAAGTCTGTTTTGGAGCCTGCCTCATAAAGAGGAAATACGGGAATTCCAATGGCGTGTGAATATAGAGAGAACTAAAAATAAGTATTAAAGTGGTAGCTCTGAGCACAGCACGGTTATTCATTTGCAGAGTCTAGACAGATGGCTAATCTATACAGATCcacaaaataaggagaaaaacaaagcgtCCCTTGGTGTCTGGGACTGCAGAGGACGCAGTAATTTAGTCAAAGGGTAGTTGCCACTGTCCATCCTGGAGAGAGGTCAGGTATTTCAGACGAAGTGGGATGTAGGCTTAATGCTGGTTGAGATTGATGGAGACTCTCTGATTGTCCAAAtactagagttttttttttccctgaagaagACTCTTCGAATCCTGCAGTTACATTAGTAATCTCAGAagcaaatgtcttttttttttcttttacttaaaaatcTCCAGCTCCCACAGGAACTTCTGCAGTTGGCACTCAGAAAATTCCATGATTTCTTCCATCTCAGTGTTGATGTTTATGGTTACCTCTTTATCTTAAGTTTAATTTAACAAGTGTATTGTCCTCGCACTTGATTCTGGGAAAAAAAGGTACATTTGGATGTATGAATGATTCAGATGCATTACTTCCAATAGACAAACATTTTTGTTCTACTATTTTTCTGGATTCCATGTCCATCCAAATACATGCTCTCAGATAGAGTGCTCAGCTGAGGTTAGAGCTCAGGGGTGAATCTCAAGACCTGTGATAAAAATATTAAGGATGTGGatataaataaaagttattataaaaaaaGTGAATAAGCTTCATGAGAAAGTCCTGGGTAATGACAATAATCGTGGTGATGATGACAGTAATGATAGTAATACTGGAAATGCAGGCTTACCACAGTGTAGCTGGAGCAGAGCATTAGGGATTCAATAAACAATGACTGAACCAATGAATAGATGATTGAGGACATGATGAAAGAAGAGACAGTGGTGGGAGTAATGGAGGTGGAGATGCTCAGCACAGAAGTGATAATGGTACCCATGTTGACTGTGTTTATATAGTGATGAGGTTAGGTAATCAGAAAAGGAAGTTGGATGAGAAATCTTCTCGcaaggagaattaaaaaaaaaaaagaaactcacttCTGGGGCGCTCAATGGGTGACTCTCACTGTGTGCACAAGTTTATGTGAGATGGCTTGTCTCTTCCCATACAGTGCTGTATGGAACTTGCAAAAAGTTCTGGTGGCCCAGGGGAGGCAAAGTCCCTGAGACTGGATTCCAGATCCCAACGATCAGGGTGGCAGAGTTTAGAGAAATCATCTGAGAAATAGGGCTTCTCTGCTTTGCCCAGCATCCTGTCCCAGAGGGAACCCTGCTAAAAACTAGTCACCCCCATCAACCCTAGGGACACAGCGAGGAGCCCGGGGAAGCCAGCATTTCCAGAAACATGAGCTTTAAGTAGGGACGTGTATCGGAGGTAAAAAGGACACTGAAAAAGAAGCCAAGAGACTTAATGCCATCAAAACAGGTAGAGGTCAGGGATGGTGTAGCAGAGAGAGGATCTGAAGAGGACTAAGAGGGGGCTTTGGCCTTTCCGGGGAGAGGCCTATTGGATGTGTGGGAAGAAAACTCTTGGCACATTAGTGTAGTTCACTTATTTCTCCCCTCATCCCCCAAAACGTGTTTCAGTGGCTTTAGAAAAACACAGCCTACCAGGGCTGTAAGGGGCTCCATAGGTGATCTGTTtaaacttttttcattttagacaAGAGCAAGGCTGAGATGAAGACAGGAGAAATGGTCAGGCTTAATGCTCACTTTGAGTTAGTGGCAAAGCAAGTTTAGAAAGCTGGTTCCCTAAGGGAGTGTGTTCTATCTTATACTGCAGCCTTTCTAGACTGATACCAGAGGGTCCTGACTTCatcagttcacacacacacacacacacacaagcccctCAGAGACTTCCTAGTACATAATTCCCTTTGGGAATGTCTTCTCAAAATACACTGTGTTTACTCATTGATTCTTTGTGCTGCCCTATCATTCTGAGCTTTGACGAACTCTTTCCAGCGTAttcacatttctttcttctcccacCTCTTCATCCTTCAGCCCTTATTGGGAACATTCCTGACTTCCAGAGAGGCTCGCTGAAAGGAAGTTAGCAGTCACATTTTAGGAAGGATTTGTCACCCTTTCCATGGTTAAGTACAGCTGGTTGTTGGGTACAGGGATGTGGTACACATGGGTGCTGCAATCGTGGGACATTCCATTTGGACTATAAGAGGATGAGCATGAgaattctcctttctcttctgtttcctggTGGGGTGTGTGGGGCAATATACTGGAGCTTGAGACGCTGGAGTCACATTCTACACAATCAGAAAAGTACTGGGATGTGCAGAATCAGGAAGCCCGGACTCCATTCTGACTCTATCAGCAACAGACCGTGATGTTATGCAAATCCCTTCTGCCCTCTGGTCTTCAATTCCTGTTTTGAAAAGTGAGGGGACCTGGAGGACTTGGTTTGATaatgtgtaaataatcttcaggGTCATACATTCTCTACTTTTGATCCTGGGAAAATGTCTCAAGAAGAATCCTGAAGTAGTTTACCTTCCATCTTTACCCCTTGTTCCCAGGAATCATGGATCATGTCAATCACACAGGGACCCAGAGTTTCATCCTTGTGGGTTTTGCTACCACTGGAACCCTGCGACCTCTTGCTTTCTTGGGGACACTGTGCATCTATCTCCTCACCCTGGCAGGCAACTTGTTCATCATTGTCCTGGTGCGGGCAGATTCGGGACTGTCCACGCCCATGTACTTCTTCATCAGTGTCCTCTCCTTCCTGGAACTCTGGTACGTCAGCACCACCGTGCCCACGCTGCTGCACACCTTGCTCCATGGGCACTTGCCCATCTCGTCAGCTGTGTGCTTTGTCCAGCTCTATGTCTTCCATTCCTTGGGCATGACTGAGTGTTACCTGTTGGGTGTCATGGCGCTGGACCGCTACCTCGCCATCTGTCGCCCACTCCACTACCATGCGCTCATGAGCAGGCAGGTACGGTTAAGGCTGGCAGGGGCCACTTGGGTGGCTGGCTTCTCAGCTGCACTTGTGCCAGCCAGCCTCACAGCCACTCTGCCCTTCTGTTTGAAAGAGGTGGCCCATTATTTCTGTGACCTGGGACCACTAATGAGGTTAGCATGTGTGGACACAGGCTGGAATGTCCAAGTCCATATTGTCGTGATTGGCATTATCAACGCATGCAATCTTGTGCTCATTTTAGGACTGTATGGGGGCATCCTGAGAGCTGTGCTGAAGCTGCCCTCAGCTGCCAGCTGTGCCAAGGCCTtttccacctgctcctcccacgTGACTGTAGTGGCACTATTCTTTGGCTCTGCCTTCATTGTCTACGTGGGGCCACCTAAGAGTCGACCTGAGGGCGCAGACAAGCTTATTGCCCTAGTGTATACTTTTCTTACTCCCTTTCTCAACCCCATTATTTACACTCTTCGTAACAAGGAAGTGAGGGAGGCTGTCAGGAGGGTCACACAAAGGATTAGGGCTTTGTCAAAGGGAACCTGAGGATCAAGTCATAGACCATTCATTCAGTAAGGGTGGGTTTTAGTTGGTTAGTCATCAGCTAATCAAATAATTTGCCAAACACACTGCATGTACCAGCTTAAATGGATTGAGTCTTGGATTGGGACAAATTGGGAAACTTGTTGAGGGAGGAGAAATACGACTTCTGAATCCATATCTTTCTAATATGGGTGAAAGATCACATAAgccaaaaaacaaatcaaataatcAGGATGCAAATGAAAAGATTTAGGTAGCCTTAGaacttggagagagagagagagctgtgtTTAAAAGAATTTGGAAGAGCCAAAGCTGACTGTGGGACTTTGCTCAAGAAGGGATTCCTGGAGAGGCATTGAGAAAGTAGTAAATGAGGTtagcagaaaggaaaataaaagagctCTTTGGGTAAATGTTTAGGTGTTGACTGGCGAGTCACGGGGAAGAGGGTTCATGAGAGTGCAATGTTCAGTGTTTCTGGGTGATCCCACTGTAAAGAATGTTTGAAGCTGAATTTGAGAAGTCACTTTCTAACTGCGAAGTCAGGGGGTTAGGAATGAGGGCACTGCGTGTGCTGATGGTTAAAATGAGCTATA
The sequence above is a segment of the Vicugna pacos chromosome 21, VicPac4, whole genome shotgun sequence genome. Coding sequences within it:
- the LOC102538554 gene encoding olfactory receptor 6N2-like, which translates into the protein MDHVNHTGTQSFILVGFATTGTLRPLAFLGTLCIYLLTLAGNLFIIVLVRADSGLSTPMYFFISVLSFLELWYVSTTVPTLLHTLLHGHLPISSAVCFVQLYVFHSLGMTECYLLGVMALDRYLAICRPLHYHALMSRQVRLRLAGATWVAGFSAALVPASLTATLPFCLKEVAHYFCDLGPLMRLACVDTGWNVQVHIVVIGIINACNLVLILGLYGGILRAVLKLPSAASCAKAFSTCSSHVTVVALFFGSAFIVYVGPPKSRPEGADKLIALVYTFLTPFLNPIIYTLRNKEVREAVRRVTQRIRALSKGT